One genomic window of Streptomyces sp. WP-1 includes the following:
- a CDS encoding Rrf2 family transcriptional regulator: protein MRLLRSTDLALRILMRLAVATDDTPATRTVAEGMGVPYTHAAKVVAELQHLGLVDARRGRGGGLALTERGRTASVGALVRTFEGDDEVVECEGATPCPLRADCRLRGALRRAQEAFYASLDPITLDQIVRDPTGPVLLGISLRPS, encoded by the coding sequence ATGAGGCTGCTGCGCTCCACCGACCTCGCCCTGCGCATCCTGATGCGCCTCGCCGTGGCCACCGACGACACGCCCGCGACCCGCACGGTCGCCGAGGGCATGGGCGTGCCCTACACGCATGCCGCGAAGGTCGTCGCCGAACTCCAGCACCTCGGCCTGGTCGACGCCCGCCGCGGCCGAGGCGGCGGCCTGGCGCTGACCGAACGCGGCCGTACGGCCTCCGTCGGCGCGCTCGTGCGCACCTTCGAGGGCGACGACGAGGTGGTGGAGTGCGAGGGCGCCACCCCCTGCCCGCTGCGCGCGGACTGCCGGCTGCGCGGCGCCCTGCGCCGGGCCCAGGAGGCGTTCTACGCCTCGCTGGACCCGATCACCTTGGACCAGATCGTCAGGGACCCGACCGGACCGGTACTGCTGGGCATCTCGCTGCGCCCCTCCTGA
- the cutA gene encoding divalent-cation tolerance protein CutA — MAEIKTEIEIVIAQTTIDDEGRAKALAGGAVENRLAACAHIDPPFTAVYRWQGAIETAREWRISYKTTADRLPELAAWVAEHHGYEVPEWITLPVTGGSEAYLRWVAEETSPHTAG; from the coding sequence ATGGCCGAGATCAAGACCGAGATCGAGATCGTGATCGCGCAGACGACCATCGACGACGAGGGGCGGGCGAAGGCCCTCGCCGGGGGCGCGGTGGAGAACCGTCTGGCGGCCTGCGCCCATATCGACCCGCCGTTCACCGCGGTGTACCGGTGGCAGGGGGCGATCGAGACGGCGCGGGAGTGGCGGATCTCGTACAAGACGACCGCGGACCGGTTGCCGGAGCTGGCGGCCTGGGTCGCCGAGCACCACGGCTACGAGGTCCCCGAGTGGATCACACTGCCGGTGACCGGGGGCTCCGAGGCGTATCTGAGGTGGGTGGCCGAGGAGACCTCCCCCCACACGGCGGGGTGA
- a CDS encoding protease pro-enzyme activation domain-containing protein codes for MRSNSAKTRAVSMAAALPMIAGALALGIPAAHAADSPARNALKGTKPLWATAKADKGATSNGAQVKARVYLAGRDAAGLAAYAKAVADPSSPSYGKYLSAKQAQTRFGATKAQVAAVRSWLTSAGLKVTEVTQHYVAVSGDVASAEKAFGTQLHNYAKGSKTYRAPAQAASVPAGLKGTVLTVTGLDSAPHKADHDDTLPPPDAVFKNAGPFSSYYGSKTASTLPDAYGTKLPYAVKGYTGKQLRSVYGAGKYTGKGVRVAITDAYASPTIAFDAGTYAAKNGDKAWKTGQLHQSLPANFTRTDECKASGWYGEETLDVEAVHAVAPDADVTYVGAASCYDDNLLDSLSKVVDNHLADIVSNSWGDVEANQTPDLAAAYDQVFQLGAVQGIGFYFSSGDDGDQVANTGTKQVDTPANSAWVTAVGGTSLAVGKGDKYLWETGWGTTKSSLSADGKSWTNFPGAFTSGAGGGTSSTVAEPYYQKGVVPDSLAKANNASGNRVVPDIAAIADPNTGFLVGQTQTFPDGSQQYSEYRIGGTSLAAPTIAAVQALAQQAAGGKAIGFANPSIYAKFGKKGVFHDVTDNPTGHGLGVVRVDYANGLDATGGLLYSVRTLGKDSSLSATKGYDDVTGVGSPADGYVASYAKNNSKKH; via the coding sequence ATGAGATCCAATAGCGCCAAGACGCGCGCCGTGAGCATGGCAGCCGCGCTGCCCATGATCGCCGGTGCGCTGGCGCTGGGCATACCCGCGGCCCACGCCGCGGACAGCCCCGCCCGTAATGCTCTGAAGGGCACCAAGCCGCTGTGGGCCACGGCCAAGGCGGACAAGGGCGCCACCAGCAACGGTGCCCAGGTCAAGGCCCGGGTCTACCTGGCCGGCCGGGACGCGGCGGGCCTCGCGGCCTACGCCAAGGCGGTCGCCGACCCCAGCTCGCCGTCCTACGGCAAGTACCTGTCGGCCAAGCAGGCCCAGACCCGCTTCGGCGCCACCAAGGCGCAGGTCGCGGCCGTCAGGTCCTGGCTGACGTCGGCCGGTCTGAAGGTCACCGAGGTCACGCAGCACTACGTCGCCGTCTCCGGTGACGTCGCCTCCGCCGAGAAGGCGTTCGGCACCCAGCTGCACAACTACGCCAAGGGTTCGAAGACCTACCGCGCCCCGGCGCAGGCGGCCTCCGTCCCGGCGGGCCTCAAGGGCACCGTGCTGACCGTCACCGGTCTGGACAGCGCCCCGCACAAGGCCGACCACGACGACACGCTGCCGCCCCCGGACGCGGTGTTCAAGAACGCCGGTCCGTTCTCGTCGTACTACGGCTCGAAGACCGCGAGCACGCTGCCGGACGCGTACGGCACCAAGCTGCCCTACGCCGTCAAGGGTTACACCGGCAAGCAGCTGCGCTCGGTCTACGGCGCCGGCAAGTACACCGGCAAGGGTGTCCGCGTCGCCATCACCGACGCCTACGCCTCGCCGACCATCGCCTTCGACGCCGGCACGTACGCGGCGAAGAACGGCGACAAGGCGTGGAAGACCGGTCAGCTGCACCAGTCGCTGCCGGCCAACTTCACCCGGACCGACGAGTGCAAGGCGTCGGGCTGGTACGGCGAGGAGACCCTCGACGTCGAGGCCGTGCACGCGGTCGCGCCGGACGCCGACGTCACCTACGTCGGTGCGGCGTCCTGCTACGACGACAACCTGCTCGACTCGCTGAGCAAGGTGGTCGACAACCACCTGGCCGACATCGTCTCCAACTCGTGGGGCGACGTCGAGGCCAACCAGACGCCGGACCTCGCGGCCGCCTACGACCAGGTCTTCCAGCTGGGCGCGGTGCAGGGCATCGGCTTCTACTTCTCCTCCGGTGACGACGGCGACCAGGTCGCCAACACCGGCACCAAGCAGGTCGACACCCCGGCCAACTCCGCCTGGGTGACCGCCGTCGGCGGCACCTCCCTCGCGGTCGGCAAGGGTGACAAGTACCTGTGGGAGACCGGCTGGGGCACCACGAAGTCCAGCCTGTCGGCCGACGGCAAGAGCTGGACCAACTTCCCCGGCGCCTTCACCTCGGGCGCGGGCGGCGGCACCAGCAGCACGGTCGCCGAGCCGTACTACCAGAAGGGCGTCGTCCCGGACTCGCTCGCCAAGGCGAACAACGCCTCCGGCAACCGCGTCGTCCCGGACATCGCGGCCATCGCCGACCCGAACACCGGCTTCCTGGTGGGCCAGACCCAGACCTTCCCCGACGGGTCGCAGCAGTACAGCGAGTACCGCATCGGCGGCACCTCGCTGGCCGCGCCGACCATCGCGGCGGTCCAGGCCCTCGCCCAGCAGGCGGCCGGCGGCAAGGCGATCGGTTTCGCCAACCCGTCGATCTACGCGAAGTTCGGCAAGAAGGGCGTCTTCCACGACGTCACGGACAACCCCACGGGCCATGGCCTGGGTGTCGTCCGCGTCGACTACGCCAACGGCCTCGACGCCACCGGCGGCCTGCTCTACTCCGTCCGCACCCTGGGCAAGGACAGCTCCCTGTCCGCGACCAAGGGCTACGACGACGTGACGGGCGTGGGCTCTCCGGCGGACGGCTACGTCGCGTCGTACGCCAAGAACAACAGCAAGAAGCACTGA
- a CDS encoding trypsin-like serine protease, whose protein sequence is MNHQEVHVSNPRPYAALTSTLLAAAVVSGVLTGPGAYAITGGAAANGSFAYTAHLTIGSGDRACTGVLVDPQWVLTAASCFAADPDRGTTVRAGKPSKATTAVLGRTDLTSTAGQVRQVVELAPRADRDIVLARLSRPVGGITPVKLSAAAPAAGETLTVAGYGRTKTEWAPLKLHTGSFKVTTVESGTMEISGQNGAAVCAGDTGAPALRAIGGSYELASLNTRSWQGGCFGQEPAETRTDARNARVDDLGDWISSTVQAAAVTDFNCDGIEDTAISDPKAAVGGDDGAGVVRVVYGGGKGTAEIDQDLDWVPGGSEADDWFGETIDTVDYNQDGCTDLIVGTPSEDLDKATDAGMVDVLYGAPGGIGTGTVKDTHFEQQTGTGSINASTPETGDRMGQALAAGTTASGEPFLVIGAPGEAIGSVPKAGIAFYVHDSTSTAITTANVGITQDSTDVPGAVEANDNFGAAVAADANHIAISAPGDAIGADAGAGNVVVFSHKLNSENRPTPLFGLDQDSDRVSGGAEAGDQFGKSLAMVPYRPSGAASATDSILAVGAPGEDLDIDGVNKSDAGNVITFRLAAAGTFTQMNVYSSGTAADDVVGTSEAGDRFGQTLAAVNTTPGMASTAATMKLAVGAPGEAVGTATKAGAITTFSLLGSPGASDRWIEAGTSGIPGTPGVDQQLGSSIHYTGTSLYVGMPYGPSKYGALHALPLANVTAGGSNAAITSYQPGQGGLPNTGGRFGYASR, encoded by the coding sequence ATGAACCACCAGGAAGTCCACGTGTCCAACCCCCGCCCCTACGCGGCGCTGACGAGCACACTGCTCGCCGCCGCCGTCGTGTCCGGTGTGCTCACCGGTCCCGGCGCTTACGCCATCACCGGTGGCGCCGCGGCCAACGGTTCCTTCGCGTACACCGCGCATCTCACCATCGGCTCCGGCGACCGGGCTTGCACCGGGGTACTCGTCGACCCGCAGTGGGTCCTCACCGCGGCGAGCTGCTTCGCCGCCGACCCCGACCGCGGCACCACCGTCCGCGCGGGCAAGCCCTCCAAAGCCACCACCGCCGTCCTCGGCCGTACTGACCTGACCAGTACCGCCGGCCAGGTCAGGCAGGTGGTCGAGCTGGCACCCCGTGCGGACCGCGACATCGTCCTGGCCCGGCTGTCTCGACCCGTCGGCGGAATCACACCGGTCAAGTTGAGCGCCGCCGCTCCGGCCGCCGGGGAGACACTCACCGTGGCCGGCTACGGCCGCACGAAGACGGAGTGGGCCCCGCTGAAGCTGCACACCGGCAGTTTCAAGGTGACCACCGTGGAGTCCGGCACCATGGAAATCAGCGGCCAGAACGGCGCCGCTGTCTGCGCGGGGGACACCGGTGCACCGGCCCTGCGTGCCATCGGCGGAAGCTACGAGCTGGCCTCACTCAACACCCGCTCCTGGCAGGGCGGTTGCTTCGGGCAGGAGCCGGCCGAGACCCGCACCGACGCACGCAATGCGCGAGTGGACGACCTGGGTGACTGGATCAGTTCCACCGTCCAGGCGGCTGCCGTCACGGACTTCAACTGCGACGGCATCGAGGACACGGCGATCTCGGACCCCAAGGCCGCGGTCGGCGGCGACGACGGGGCCGGCGTTGTCCGTGTTGTCTACGGCGGTGGCAAAGGCACCGCCGAGATCGACCAGGACCTGGACTGGGTGCCGGGCGGTTCCGAAGCGGACGACTGGTTCGGCGAGACCATCGACACCGTCGACTACAACCAGGACGGCTGCACGGACCTGATCGTGGGTACCCCGTCGGAGGATCTTGACAAGGCCACCGACGCGGGCATGGTCGATGTCCTGTACGGCGCGCCGGGCGGTATCGGCACCGGCACGGTGAAGGACACCCACTTCGAGCAGCAGACCGGCACCGGGTCCATCAACGCGTCGACGCCCGAGACCGGTGACCGGATGGGCCAAGCGCTGGCCGCCGGCACCACCGCCTCCGGCGAGCCGTTCCTGGTGATCGGCGCGCCGGGCGAAGCGATCGGTTCCGTGCCCAAGGCGGGTATCGCCTTCTACGTGCACGACAGCACCAGCACCGCCATCACCACGGCCAATGTGGGCATCACCCAGGACAGCACGGATGTGCCTGGCGCAGTGGAGGCCAACGACAACTTTGGCGCCGCCGTCGCGGCCGACGCGAACCACATCGCCATCAGTGCCCCCGGCGATGCCATCGGTGCCGATGCCGGGGCGGGCAATGTGGTGGTCTTCTCCCACAAACTCAACTCCGAGAATCGTCCGACACCGCTGTTCGGCCTCGACCAGGACTCGGACAGGGTCTCCGGCGGCGCCGAAGCAGGCGACCAGTTCGGGAAGTCCCTGGCCATGGTCCCCTACCGCCCCTCGGGCGCGGCATCCGCCACGGACTCCATACTCGCAGTCGGCGCGCCCGGTGAAGACCTGGACATCGACGGCGTCAACAAGAGCGACGCCGGCAACGTGATCACTTTCCGCCTCGCCGCCGCGGGGACGTTCACCCAGATGAACGTGTACAGCTCAGGCACCGCGGCGGACGACGTCGTGGGTACCTCCGAGGCCGGTGACCGCTTCGGTCAGACCTTGGCCGCCGTGAACACCACGCCCGGCATGGCCAGCACCGCGGCGACGATGAAGCTCGCCGTCGGCGCGCCCGGCGAGGCGGTCGGTACCGCGACCAAGGCCGGCGCCATCACCACCTTCTCGCTGCTGGGCTCGCCCGGCGCGAGCGACCGCTGGATCGAGGCCGGCACCTCCGGCATCCCCGGCACGCCCGGTGTCGATCAGCAACTCGGCTCCAGCATCCACTACACCGGCACCAGCCTGTACGTCGGTATGCCCTACGGCCCGTCCAAGTACGGCGCGTTGCACGCTCTGCCCCTGGCCAACGTGACCGCGGGCGGCAGCAACGCCGCGATCACCTCGTACCAGCCCGGCCAGGGCGGGCTCCCCAACACCGGGGGCCGCTTCGGCTACGCCTCCCGCTGA
- a CDS encoding polymorphic toxin-type HINT domain-containing protein — protein MTAGLLSTALAIGLLGPAPALADDDSEYILNRGIVVEYWRDGGSGVKEAAERALLGTEDDIRAFVRDQPALQTADDRVEVSRIINAGGPAVRGAAKTALASQNADDVAAFLRDGWKAPLEQDRRVEVSRVVDLGGPGVQDAGKAALQGSPEDVAKFLSEGQYTAREADNRVQVSQLIASGGTALKAAGKLALQGTPDDVVEFLEVGQFIARDHDQEHSTIAQLTAQAQQAGKQAEDATKSAQEASAKAIAASELAKQAADKAAKETAAAKNDSIRAAAKARQAAEAAKAAAEAAQTAINAASAANRSARIAALAAAQTSAAATAAANAASAAYKAAADAAGDAKAAGKARDMAKQARAAGALAKKSADAADQAAKASTAARAAVAASRSATGNANAAADSADEANRAAEAAGVHSAEAQAAAAETRRHAREAARAADAADTLARESAEAAGEARDAANSAATHAENAAVAAEEAAKQAGKATDAANQAAKQAANAKKAAATATAAAATAHKVFDVARKTEAEDLVNRTNASMEAAQSRKSATDTFTSALAKVALEDKRIAEDTAALAAEADKPGADSAAIAAKGRAVAVRALKQYGAWRQEAAADALSGDDEAVLDYLRTGAEQGATDEIRQQVTDLAATSPYDAVRTGAQKALQGSDSQVRDFYTTGQYTVATADYRVLVSRINNAGGPAVKDASEAALADGSPQAMMSFVNGGQYMARNSDERVLVSKLVDEGGPEVQAAAKIALTGPADELHEFIQVGQYMADRKDKLSQTHVAQMRRLLSDVDGIAATARKDSYLAAQAAAQAKNAKTEADKAAADAKENAEQAGKYAEDAKKSADQAQQSADKAAQSAKTARSAADRAEQDAAGAEESAAQAAWSANYARDSATVANNASLDARASAISAGKSAAEAETAATQAWKDVLKKRLSEQAEANRKAADERKKQREQEKKTKEKKRCVAYMSRDSVPPCAMAGQPLENPEVAPDLAKHLLDGGMMVLGITDLIECVEHPTLVGCGLAVAGVLPVGKLKLLKKAEEGVEAIAEASRAGKVAAKCLKCFLPGTKVLMAGGSTKNIESVEVGDQVVSTDPATGITGSRTVTDRIVTEHDKHFNDLTLETSHQTEHLTATNEHPFWSPSAGNWVRADRLTAGTTLRTVDGTTVTVRDNRSFEKTARTYNLTVADLHTYYVLAGRTPVLVHNSNCPKFIDGEIWGETFETGGHKIDLMAEVRASGDTLHLDDLSVFPQGTSGLERAPVGIDKVMELKRPMAEMAKSEGFNKIVINYERHIPRKDGSIFKRRGSMTLVVAEILGK, from the coding sequence GTGACCGCGGGGCTGCTTTCCACCGCTCTCGCGATAGGGCTCCTCGGTCCGGCTCCGGCCCTGGCCGACGACGACTCCGAGTACATTCTCAACCGCGGAATCGTCGTCGAGTACTGGCGCGACGGCGGTAGCGGTGTCAAGGAAGCCGCCGAGCGCGCCCTGCTCGGCACCGAGGACGACATCCGTGCGTTCGTCAGGGACCAGCCGGCCCTTCAAACCGCGGACGACCGGGTGGAAGTCAGCCGCATCATCAACGCGGGTGGTCCGGCGGTACGTGGGGCGGCGAAGACCGCTCTCGCTTCGCAGAACGCGGATGACGTGGCGGCGTTCCTGCGCGATGGCTGGAAGGCTCCGCTGGAGCAGGACCGGCGTGTGGAGGTCTCGCGGGTCGTCGATCTCGGCGGCCCTGGTGTGCAGGACGCGGGCAAGGCGGCTTTGCAGGGTTCGCCCGAGGACGTGGCGAAGTTCCTCTCCGAGGGGCAGTACACAGCCCGTGAGGCCGACAACCGGGTGCAGGTCTCCCAGTTGATCGCCTCCGGCGGTACGGCGCTGAAGGCGGCCGGGAAGCTGGCTCTGCAGGGGACGCCGGACGACGTGGTGGAGTTCCTGGAGGTCGGGCAGTTCATCGCCCGTGATCACGATCAGGAACATTCCACGATCGCTCAGTTGACCGCGCAGGCCCAGCAGGCGGGCAAGCAAGCCGAGGACGCCACCAAGTCCGCTCAGGAAGCTTCCGCGAAGGCGATCGCGGCCTCCGAGCTGGCCAAGCAGGCGGCGGACAAGGCGGCCAAGGAGACCGCGGCCGCGAAGAACGACTCGATCAGGGCCGCGGCCAAGGCCCGGCAGGCAGCCGAAGCGGCGAAAGCGGCTGCGGAAGCAGCGCAGACCGCTATTAACGCGGCGAGCGCCGCGAATCGTTCGGCGCGTATAGCCGCGTTGGCGGCCGCGCAGACCTCGGCCGCCGCCACCGCCGCCGCCAACGCGGCGAGCGCCGCGTACAAGGCGGCCGCGGACGCGGCCGGTGACGCCAAGGCCGCGGGCAAGGCGCGGGATATGGCCAAGCAGGCCCGTGCCGCCGGAGCCTTGGCGAAGAAGTCGGCGGACGCGGCCGATCAGGCCGCCAAGGCGTCCACGGCCGCCCGTGCCGCTGTCGCGGCATCCCGGAGCGCGACGGGCAACGCGAACGCGGCCGCTGACTCGGCCGACGAGGCCAACCGGGCTGCGGAAGCCGCAGGCGTGCACTCCGCCGAGGCGCAGGCCGCCGCGGCCGAGACGCGACGCCATGCCCGCGAGGCCGCCCGTGCCGCTGACGCCGCCGACACGCTCGCCCGCGAATCGGCCGAGGCCGCCGGAGAAGCGCGGGACGCGGCGAACTCGGCGGCGACACACGCCGAGAACGCGGCGGTCGCCGCGGAGGAAGCCGCCAAGCAGGCCGGCAAGGCGACGGACGCGGCCAACCAGGCGGCCAAGCAGGCGGCCAACGCGAAGAAAGCCGCCGCCACCGCGACCGCTGCCGCCGCCACCGCGCACAAGGTCTTCGACGTCGCCCGCAAGACGGAGGCTGAGGACCTCGTCAACCGCACCAACGCCTCCATGGAGGCCGCGCAGTCGCGCAAGTCGGCCACCGACACCTTCACCTCCGCACTGGCCAAGGTCGCGCTGGAGGACAAGCGAATCGCGGAGGACACCGCCGCCCTCGCGGCGGAGGCGGACAAGCCCGGCGCCGACAGCGCCGCGATCGCGGCCAAGGGGCGCGCCGTTGCCGTGCGCGCTCTCAAGCAGTACGGCGCCTGGCGCCAGGAAGCGGCCGCCGATGCGCTGAGCGGTGATGACGAGGCAGTCCTCGACTATCTGCGTACCGGTGCCGAGCAGGGCGCGACGGACGAGATCCGGCAGCAGGTCACTGACCTGGCGGCGACCAGTCCCTACGACGCCGTTCGCACCGGTGCGCAGAAGGCGCTCCAGGGCAGCGACTCGCAGGTTCGCGACTTCTACACCACTGGTCAGTACACGGTGGCCACCGCCGACTACCGCGTGCTCGTCTCCCGGATCAACAACGCCGGTGGACCGGCCGTGAAGGACGCCTCCGAGGCAGCCCTCGCCGACGGCAGCCCACAGGCCATGATGTCTTTCGTCAACGGCGGCCAGTACATGGCTCGCAACTCCGACGAACGGGTCCTCGTATCCAAGCTCGTCGACGAGGGCGGTCCGGAGGTGCAGGCGGCGGCCAAGATCGCCCTCACCGGCCCCGCCGACGAGCTGCATGAGTTCATCCAGGTCGGTCAGTACATGGCCGACCGCAAGGACAAGCTCTCCCAGACCCATGTCGCGCAGATGCGACGGCTGCTGAGCGACGTCGACGGCATCGCCGCCACGGCGCGCAAGGACAGCTACCTGGCGGCCCAAGCCGCGGCACAAGCCAAGAACGCCAAGACCGAGGCGGATAAGGCGGCTGCCGACGCGAAGGAGAACGCGGAGCAGGCGGGCAAATACGCCGAGGACGCGAAGAAGTCCGCTGATCAAGCCCAGCAGAGCGCGGACAAGGCGGCCCAGTCCGCGAAGACCGCCCGCAGTGCTGCGGACCGGGCCGAGCAGGACGCAGCCGGCGCCGAGGAGTCTGCCGCCCAGGCGGCGTGGTCCGCGAACTATGCCCGTGACTCGGCCACCGTGGCCAACAACGCATCGCTTGATGCTCGGGCCTCCGCCATCTCGGCCGGCAAGAGTGCCGCGGAAGCTGAAACCGCCGCGACACAGGCATGGAAGGACGTACTGAAGAAGCGTCTTTCGGAGCAGGCCGAGGCCAACAGGAAAGCAGCGGACGAGCGGAAGAAGCAGCGCGAGCAGGAGAAGAAGACCAAGGAAAAGAAGCGCTGTGTCGCTTACATGTCCCGGGACAGCGTGCCTCCGTGCGCGATGGCGGGACAACCTCTGGAAAATCCGGAGGTGGCCCCTGATCTGGCAAAGCATCTGCTTGACGGCGGCATGATGGTCCTCGGTATCACGGACCTCATCGAGTGCGTCGAACACCCCACCCTGGTGGGATGCGGTCTGGCCGTGGCCGGTGTTCTTCCGGTCGGTAAGCTGAAACTGCTCAAGAAGGCTGAAGAGGGCGTCGAAGCCATCGCTGAAGCCTCTCGGGCAGGGAAAGTGGCAGCCAAGTGCCTGAAATGCTTCCTGCCCGGCACCAAGGTGCTCATGGCCGGCGGCTCGACCAAGAACATCGAGTCCGTCGAGGTCGGGGACCAGGTCGTGTCGACCGATCCGGCCACCGGAATCACCGGATCGCGGACGGTGACCGATCGCATCGTCACCGAACACGACAAGCACTTCAACGACCTCACACTCGAGACCAGCCACCAGACCGAGCACCTCACTGCGACGAACGAGCACCCGTTCTGGTCACCCTCGGCCGGAAACTGGGTGCGTGCCGACCGGCTGACCGCCGGAACCACCCTCCGTACAGTCGACGGCACCACCGTCACGGTCCGGGACAACCGATCGTTCGAGAAGACGGCCCGGACGTACAATCTCACCGTCGCCGACCTGCACACCTACTATGTGCTGGCGGGCCGGACGCCGGTTTTGGTCCACAACAGCAATTGCCCCAAGTTCATCGACGGGGAGATCTGGGGTGAGACCTTCGAGACCGGAGGCCATAAGATCGACCTGATGGCGGAGGTCCGCGCCTCCGGAGACACTCTGCATCTCGACGATCTTTCGGTTTTCCCTCAGGGAACCAGTGGGCTCGAACGGGCGCCAGTCGGAATCGACAAGGTCATGGAATTGAAGCGTCCCATGGCAGAGATGGCAAAGTCCGAAGGGTTCAACAAGATCGTGATCAATTACGAACGTCATATACCGCGGAAGGACGGCAGTATTTTCAAGCGCCGTGGCTCTATGACGCTGGTGGTCGCAGAAATCCTTGGGAAGTAG
- a CDS encoding DUF3105 domain-containing protein, whose product MGSANNSSSAARKARIEEMRRAERSRERRKRTLVIAASVVVVAGLVVGGVVLVDSRSGTKDTAASSDNGKDTGDVNSKSSGDSGHFTTGKDGVRTWKGTLPRTHVTTPVSYPMHPPVGGNHNPVWADCNGDVYTQQLHDENAVHSLEHGAVWVTYTPKAAKADIEALAAKVKKTPYSLMSPYENQASPLILSAWGHQVAVKSASDPEVDKFFADFVQGPQTPEPGASCTGGVMK is encoded by the coding sequence ATGGGTTCCGCCAACAACAGCAGCAGCGCGGCGCGCAAGGCGCGCATCGAGGAGATGCGGCGCGCCGAGCGTTCGCGCGAGCGCCGCAAGCGGACGCTCGTCATCGCCGCGTCCGTGGTCGTCGTGGCCGGGCTCGTCGTGGGCGGTGTCGTCCTCGTGGACTCGCGGTCCGGCACGAAGGACACGGCCGCGAGCAGCGACAACGGCAAGGACACCGGCGATGTGAACAGCAAGAGCTCCGGGGACTCCGGGCACTTCACCACCGGGAAGGACGGCGTGCGCACCTGGAAGGGCACGCTGCCGCGGACCCATGTGACGACCCCGGTGTCGTATCCGATGCATCCGCCGGTGGGCGGCAACCACAACCCGGTGTGGGCGGACTGCAACGGTGACGTCTACACGCAGCAGTTGCACGACGAGAACGCGGTGCACTCGCTGGAGCACGGCGCGGTGTGGGTGACGTACACCCCCAAGGCGGCGAAGGCCGACATCGAGGCGCTCGCGGCGAAGGTGAAGAAGACGCCGTACTCGCTGATGAGCCCGTACGAGAACCAGGCGTCGCCGCTGATCCTGTCGGCGTGGGGTCACCAGGTGGCCGTGAAGAGCGCGAGCGATCCCGAAGTGGACAAGTTCTTCGCGGACTTCGTGCAGGGGCCGCAGACACCGGAGCCGGGTGCCTCGTGCACCGGCGGGGTGATGAAGTGA
- a CDS encoding DUF305 domain-containing protein, whose protein sequence is MSRRAIGWAAGAAAAVLVAAGAVTYAVADPGSVSGSGSGDGKAAQRTPAADSADAGFARDMAVHHQQAVEMSYIVRDHTKNEDVRRLAYDIAQTQANQRGMLLGWLDLWGLPKVSADPPMTWMGMGGMVTAEDGSLMPGMATNTQMRKLAALNGKQAEIFYLQLMTNHHKGGIHMAEGCVAKCTVGVEKRLAQGMVDAQQSELQVMAQMLKERGAEPLP, encoded by the coding sequence GTGAGCCGGCGCGCCATCGGCTGGGCGGCGGGGGCCGCGGCGGCGGTGCTCGTCGCGGCCGGTGCCGTCACGTACGCGGTCGCCGACCCGGGTTCCGTCTCCGGCTCCGGTTCCGGTGACGGGAAGGCGGCGCAGAGGACGCCGGCCGCGGACTCGGCGGACGCGGGCTTCGCGCGGGACATGGCCGTGCATCACCAGCAGGCCGTCGAGATGTCGTACATCGTCCGCGACCACACGAAGAACGAGGACGTACGGCGGCTCGCCTACGACATCGCGCAGACGCAGGCCAACCAGCGCGGGATGCTGCTGGGTTGGCTCGATCTGTGGGGGCTGCCGAAGGTGTCGGCGGACCCGCCGATGACCTGGATGGGCATGGGCGGCATGGTCACGGCCGAGGACGGCTCGCTGATGCCCGGTATGGCCACCAACACGCAGATGAGGAAGCTCGCGGCCCTGAACGGGAAGCAGGCCGAGATCTTCTACCTCCAGCTGATGACGAACCATCACAAGGGCGGCATCCACATGGCCGAGGGCTGCGTGGCCAAGTGCACGGTGGGCGTGGAGAAACGGCTGGCCCAGGGCATGGTGGACGCGCAGCAGTCGGAGCTCCAGGTGATGGCCCAGATGCTCAAGGAGCGCGGAGCCGAACCGCTCCCCTGA